From one Pseudomonas fluorescens genomic stretch:
- a CDS encoding autotransporter domain-containing protein has protein sequence MKKTPNPTGFEYVFYAVSTSLLLATPLETHALGLEDNDPFNHLVQAQPVLSLNPISASGLGLSTLGAFSERLAERNAPAATDNIATQWAQFFPTPVRTPSPEVDHLGTPNQNLQISPDLFIRETGGGNTHRAGFFVGHSNLQSGFDGLRKPQVGDKKTVVNLDGESLGVYWSMTHDQGWHLDAVAMGTRFDINGRSETGQRLDGNGHALTLSVEGGYPISLGNNWTLEPQAQLINQQYFPGSQTQTDTQQAFDQQPNWTGRVGARLSARYNVRGMPIEPFVRTNVWYDFSNADTVSLDQVDKISSGRNSTTIELGLGLVARVTPKVALFVSADYSSDVDDNDLNGLIGNLGVRIRW, from the coding sequence ATGAAAAAAACTCCGAACCCTACGGGCTTTGAGTATGTTTTCTATGCGGTTTCCACGTCGCTGCTACTGGCAACCCCGTTGGAAACCCATGCGTTGGGCCTGGAGGATAACGACCCGTTCAACCACCTGGTGCAAGCTCAACCGGTGCTGTCGCTCAACCCGATCAGTGCCAGCGGCCTGGGCTTGAGCACCCTTGGCGCGTTTTCCGAGCGCCTGGCCGAGCGCAATGCTCCGGCGGCTACCGACAACATCGCCACTCAATGGGCACAGTTTTTCCCGACCCCGGTGCGCACCCCGAGCCCGGAAGTCGACCACCTCGGCACGCCGAACCAGAACTTGCAGATCAGCCCTGACCTGTTCATTCGTGAAACCGGTGGCGGCAATACTCACCGCGCCGGATTCTTCGTCGGCCACAGCAACCTGCAAAGCGGTTTTGATGGCCTGCGCAAACCCCAGGTCGGCGACAAGAAGACCGTCGTCAACCTCGACGGTGAAAGCCTGGGTGTGTACTGGAGCATGACCCACGACCAGGGCTGGCACCTGGATGCGGTGGCCATGGGCACCCGCTTTGACATCAACGGCCGCAGTGAAACCGGCCAGCGCCTGGACGGCAACGGCCACGCGCTGACCCTGTCGGTCGAAGGTGGCTACCCGATCAGCCTGGGCAACAACTGGACCCTGGAGCCGCAAGCACAGTTGATCAACCAGCAATACTTTCCCGGCAGCCAGACCCAGACCGATACCCAGCAAGCATTTGACCAACAGCCGAACTGGACCGGGCGGGTCGGTGCCAGGTTGTCGGCGCGCTACAACGTGCGCGGCATGCCGATCGAGCCGTTCGTGCGGACCAACGTCTGGTACGACTTCTCCAACGCCGACACGGTGAGCCTGGACCAGGTCGACAAGATCAGCAGCGGCCGCAATTCCACTACCATCGAACTGGGCCTGGGCCTGGTGGCACGGGTAACGCCGAAAGTGGCGCTGTTTGTCAGTGCCGACTACAGCAGTGACGTGGATGACAATGACTTGAACGGCCTGATTGGCAACCTGGGGGTCAGGATCAGGTGGTAA
- the glgX gene encoding glycogen debranching protein GlgX produces the protein MSKPKPTAEVHLEPSRIREGLPFPLGASWDGLGVNFALFSANATKVELCLFDASGEVELERIELPEYTDEIFHGYLPDAHPGQIYGYRVHGPYDPENGHRFNPNKLLIDPYAKQLVGSLKWSEALFGYTIGHPDGDLSFDERDSAPFVPKCKVIDPAYTWGRDQRVGTPWERTILYEAHVRGISMRHPAVPQASRGTFAGLMCDELLGHIKQLGVSSIELLPIHAFVNDQHLLQKGLNNYWGYNSIAFFAPHPRYLANGKIAEFKEMVAHLHDAGLEVILDVVYNHTAEGNELGPTLSMRGIDNASYYRLMPDDKRFYINDSGTGNTLDLSHPCVLQLVTDSLRYWAGEMHVDGFRFDLATILGRYHEGFDERHSFLVACRQDPLLSQVKLIAEPWDCGPGGYQVGNFAPGWAEWNDRFRDTVRAFWKGDEGQLADFAARMTASGELFNRRGRRPYASVNFITAHDGFTLRDLVSYNDKHNQDNDEDNQDGSNNNLSWNHGVEGPTDDPQIKALRLRQMRNFFATLLLAQGTPMIVAGDEFSRTQHGNNNAYCQDSEIGWVNWELDDDGAALLKFVKRLTKLRLAYPVLRRSRFLVGDYNEAIGVKDVTWLAPDASEMSVEQWQDAHGRCLGMLMDGRAQVSGILRPGADATLLLIVNAHHDTVAFTLPEVPEGEYWNCLIDTDRPQLRKGEHHDFGSEFQVSGRSLLLLELYRDDDV, from the coding sequence ATGAGCAAGCCAAAGCCTACCGCCGAAGTTCACCTCGAACCGTCGCGCATCCGCGAAGGCCTGCCCTTCCCCCTGGGCGCCTCCTGGGATGGCCTGGGGGTCAATTTCGCGCTGTTCTCGGCCAACGCCACCAAGGTCGAGCTGTGCCTGTTCGATGCCAGCGGCGAGGTCGAGCTCGAACGCATCGAGCTCCCCGAATACACCGATGAAATCTTCCACGGCTACCTGCCCGACGCCCACCCCGGGCAGATCTACGGCTACCGGGTACATGGCCCCTATGACCCGGAGAACGGCCACCGCTTCAACCCCAACAAGCTGCTGATCGACCCCTACGCCAAGCAACTGGTCGGCAGCCTGAAATGGTCCGAAGCGCTGTTCGGCTACACCATCGGCCACCCCGACGGCGACCTCAGCTTCGATGAGCGCGACAGCGCGCCGTTCGTGCCCAAGTGCAAGGTCATCGACCCGGCCTACACCTGGGGTCGCGACCAGCGCGTGGGCACTCCCTGGGAACGGACGATTCTCTACGAGGCCCATGTGCGCGGCATCAGCATGCGCCACCCGGCGGTGCCGCAGGCCAGTCGCGGCACCTTCGCCGGGCTGATGTGCGACGAGCTGCTCGGCCATATCAAGCAGCTCGGGGTGTCGTCGATCGAGCTGCTGCCAATTCATGCTTTCGTCAACGACCAGCACCTGTTGCAAAAAGGCCTGAACAATTACTGGGGCTACAACAGCATCGCCTTTTTCGCTCCGCACCCGCGCTACCTGGCCAACGGCAAGATCGCCGAGTTCAAGGAGATGGTCGCACACCTGCACGACGCCGGCCTGGAGGTGATTCTCGACGTAGTCTACAACCACACCGCCGAGGGCAACGAACTGGGCCCGACCCTGTCCATGCGTGGCATCGACAACGCCTCCTACTACCGGCTGATGCCCGACGACAAACGCTTCTACATCAACGATTCCGGCACCGGCAACACCCTCGACCTCAGCCACCCCTGCGTCTTGCAACTGGTCACCGATTCGCTGCGCTACTGGGCCGGCGAGATGCATGTGGACGGTTTTCGCTTCGACCTGGCGACCATTCTCGGCCGTTACCACGAGGGCTTTGACGAGCGTCACAGCTTCCTTGTGGCCTGCCGCCAGGACCCGCTGCTGAGCCAGGTCAAACTGATCGCCGAGCCCTGGGATTGTGGCCCCGGCGGTTACCAGGTAGGCAACTTCGCCCCCGGCTGGGCCGAATGGAACGACCGTTTTCGCGATACCGTGCGGGCGTTCTGGAAAGGCGACGAAGGCCAGCTGGCCGACTTTGCCGCGCGCATGACCGCCTCCGGCGAGCTGTTCAACCGCCGCGGCCGCAGGCCCTATGCCTCGGTCAACTTCATCACCGCCCACGACGGCTTCACCCTGCGTGACCTGGTGTCGTACAACGACAAGCACAACCAGGACAACGACGAAGACAACCAGGACGGCAGCAACAACAACCTGTCGTGGAACCACGGCGTCGAGGGCCCCACCGACGATCCCCAGATCAAGGCCTTGCGCCTGCGCCAGATGCGCAACTTCTTCGCCACCCTGCTGCTGGCCCAGGGCACGCCGATGATCGTCGCCGGCGACGAGTTCAGCCGCACCCAGCACGGCAACAACAATGCCTATTGCCAGGACAGCGAGATCGGCTGGGTCAACTGGGAACTGGACGACGATGGCGCGGCGCTGCTCAAGTTCGTCAAGCGCCTGACCAAACTGCGCCTGGCCTACCCGGTACTGCGCCGCTCGCGTTTTCTGGTCGGTGACTACAATGAGGCGATCGGGGTCAAGGACGTCACCTGGCTCGCGCCGGATGCCAGCGAGATGAGTGTCGAGCAATGGCAGGATGCCCACGGGCGCTGCCTGGGCATGCTGATGGACGGCCGCGCCCAGGTCAGCGGCATCCTGCGCCCCGGCGCCGATGCCACCTTGCTGCTGATCGTCAACGCCCACCACGACACCGTGGCCTTCACCCTGCCCGAAGTGCCGGAGGGCGAATACTGGAACTGCCTGATCGACACCGACCGGCCGCAACTGCGCAAAGGCGAGCATCATGACTTCGGCAGCGAGTTCCAGGTCAGCGGTCGCTCATTGCTGCTGCTGGAGCTGTACCGTGACGACGATGTCTGA
- a CDS encoding DUF2934 domain-containing protein produces MSVEEKRIREFAYQIWESEGKPEGQEERHWDMARKLAEAEALAPKVTPRKPAKAPAASTSKAKPASAAVAPKKPRAAKKPPTA; encoded by the coding sequence ATGAGTGTCGAAGAAAAACGTATCCGTGAATTCGCCTATCAGATCTGGGAGTCGGAAGGTAAGCCCGAAGGCCAGGAAGAGCGGCACTGGGACATGGCGCGCAAGCTCGCCGAAGCCGAAGCGCTGGCGCCCAAGGTGACGCCGCGCAAGCCCGCCAAGGCGCCGGCGGCCAGCACCAGCAAGGCCAAGCCGGCCAGCGCTGCGGTGGCGCCGAAAAAGCCCAGGGCCGCCAAGAAGCCACCGACTGCATGA
- a CDS encoding malto-oligosyltrehalose synthase, giving the protein MKALSATLRLQFHADFDLDDAAALVPYFARLGISHLYASPLLRARPGSRHGYDVVDPGQVSPELGGEAALERLVAALRLHGMGLILDMVSNHMAVGSDNPWWQDLLAWGRRSRYAEFFDIQWHSPDPLLEGQLLLPFLASDYGAMLQGGEIPLRFDAATGQLHIQHHEHRFPICPADYGAVLAHGGAALQELATRFSALRSGADAPARARPLLAELAALSRQQPLDDLLGAFDSRTPEGFKRLHALLERQPYRLASWRTAGDDINWRRFFDVNELGGLRVERAAVFEATHSKVFELIGRGLVDGLRIDHIDGLADPRGYCRKLRRRVDRLLAQRPLEAALEHFPIYVEKILGADEQLHRDWQVDGTTGYEFMNQASLLQHDPEGEAELAALWSALSDRPDFTEEVRLARQQILNASLAGDFESVAQALLQVARDDLMSRDLTLGAIRRALQALIEHYPVYRTYINACGRPAEDEAFFQQAVRGARQCLSEADWPVLDYLQRWLGGEPWRRMPPGRPRKHLRHACVRFEQLTSPTAAKAVEDTAFYRSALLLSRNDVGFDAERFSAPVEDFHQHCLKRLEQFPDNLLATATHDHKRGEDTRARLAVLSERSSWFASRVEHWCELASPLRSSLADGEAPGAADELLLYQTLLGSWPLTLDENDPLALEAYAERLRLWQRKALREAKLRSSWSAPNKAYEQACLDFIDTLLLERSSQQLRHSLAEAAQAIACAGALNSLVQCLLRMTTPGVPDLYQGNEFWDFSLVDPDNRRPVDFARRRHALADGTTTAQLLQDWRSGRVKQVLINQVLERRQHYPQLFLRGQYLPLEVRGRHADRVLAFARVSADERAVVVVPRLAWGLLAQSPIPLIPAQNWDDTRLVLPFALSPANCSGLFATAAVTASKELWLSTVLKEFPVNLFIEPI; this is encoded by the coding sequence ATGAAAGCCCTGAGCGCGACCCTGCGCCTGCAGTTTCATGCCGACTTCGACCTCGACGATGCGGCGGCGCTGGTGCCCTACTTCGCCCGCTTAGGGATAAGCCACCTGTACGCCTCGCCGCTGCTACGCGCCCGCCCTGGCTCACGACACGGCTACGATGTGGTCGACCCCGGCCAGGTCAGCCCGGAATTGGGCGGCGAAGCGGCGCTGGAACGCCTGGTGGCGGCCTTGCGCCTGCACGGCATGGGCCTGATCCTCGACATGGTCTCCAACCATATGGCGGTCGGCAGCGACAACCCCTGGTGGCAGGACCTGCTGGCCTGGGGCCGGCGCAGCCGTTATGCCGAGTTCTTCGATATCCAGTGGCACTCGCCCGACCCGCTGCTTGAAGGCCAGCTGTTGCTGCCGTTTCTGGCCAGTGACTACGGCGCGATGCTGCAAGGTGGCGAGATTCCTCTGCGCTTCGATGCCGCCACTGGCCAGTTGCATATCCAGCACCATGAACACCGTTTTCCGATCTGCCCGGCCGACTATGGCGCAGTGCTCGCCCATGGTGGCGCCGCCTTGCAGGAACTGGCCACGCGCTTCAGCGCCCTGCGCAGTGGAGCAGATGCGCCGGCGCGGGCCAGGCCACTGCTGGCTGAGCTTGCGGCGTTGTCCCGCCAGCAACCCCTGGATGATCTGCTGGGCGCCTTCGACAGCCGCACGCCCGAGGGCTTCAAGCGCCTGCACGCGCTGCTCGAACGCCAGCCCTATCGCCTGGCCAGCTGGCGCACCGCCGGCGACGATATCAACTGGCGGCGCTTTTTCGACGTCAACGAACTGGGCGGCCTGCGGGTCGAGCGCGCAGCGGTGTTCGAGGCCACCCACAGCAAGGTCTTCGAGCTGATCGGCCGCGGCCTGGTCGACGGCCTGCGCATTGACCACATTGATGGCCTGGCCGACCCGCGCGGCTACTGTCGCAAGTTGCGCCGGCGGGTCGACCGGCTGCTGGCCCAACGCCCGCTGGAGGCGGCGCTGGAACACTTTCCGATCTATGTCGAGAAGATCCTCGGCGCCGACGAGCAACTGCACCGCGACTGGCAAGTTGACGGCACCACTGGCTACGAGTTCATGAACCAGGCCTCGCTACTGCAGCATGATCCGGAAGGTGAAGCGGAACTGGCGGCGCTGTGGAGCGCGCTGAGCGATCGCCCGGACTTTACCGAGGAAGTGCGCCTGGCCCGCCAGCAGATCCTCAACGCCAGCCTGGCCGGCGATTTCGAATCGGTGGCCCAGGCGCTGTTGCAGGTGGCCCGCGACGACCTGATGAGTCGCGACCTGACCCTGGGCGCCATTCGCCGGGCGCTGCAGGCGCTGATCGAGCATTACCCGGTGTACCGCACCTATATCAATGCCTGCGGGCGCCCGGCAGAAGATGAAGCGTTCTTCCAGCAGGCAGTGCGCGGTGCCCGCCAGTGCCTGAGCGAAGCCGACTGGCCGGTGCTCGACTACTTGCAGCGCTGGCTCGGCGGCGAGCCCTGGCGCCGCATGCCGCCAGGCCGACCGCGCAAGCACCTGCGCCACGCCTGTGTGCGCTTTGAGCAACTGACCTCGCCCACCGCCGCCAAAGCCGTTGAAGACACCGCGTTCTACCGCTCGGCCCTGCTGCTGTCGCGCAACGATGTCGGCTTTGATGCCGAGCGCTTCAGCGCCCCGGTCGAGGATTTCCATCAGCATTGCCTCAAGCGCCTTGAGCAGTTCCCGGACAACCTGCTGGCCACCGCCACCCACGACCACAAACGCGGCGAAGATACCCGTGCGCGCCTGGCGGTGCTCAGCGAGCGCAGCAGCTGGTTTGCCAGCCGGGTCGAACACTGGTGCGAACTTGCCAGCCCCTTGCGCAGCAGCCTGGCCGACGGCGAGGCACCGGGCGCTGCGGATGAACTGCTGCTGTACCAGACCCTGCTCGGCAGTTGGCCGCTGACCCTCGACGAGAACGATCCGCTGGCGCTTGAAGCCTATGCCGAGCGCCTGCGCCTGTGGCAGCGCAAGGCCCTGCGCGAAGCCAAGTTGCGCAGCAGTTGGAGCGCACCGAACAAGGCCTATGAACAGGCCTGCCTGGACTTCATCGACACCCTGCTGCTGGAGCGCAGCAGCCAGCAGTTGCGCCACTCCCTGGCCGAGGCGGCGCAGGCGATCGCCTGCGCGGGTGCCCTCAACAGCCTGGTGCAGTGTTTGCTGCGCATGACCACGCCAGGGGTGCCCGACCTCTATCAGGGCAACGAATTCTGGGATTTCAGCCTGGTCGACCCGGACAACCGCCGCCCGGTGGATTTTGCCAGACGCCGCCACGCCCTGGCGGACGGCACCACAACCGCGCAGCTGCTGCAGGACTGGCGCAGTGGCCGGGTCAAGCAGGTGCTGATCAATCAGGTGCTGGAGCGGCGTCAACACTACCCGCAGTTGTTCCTGCGCGGTCAGTACCTGCCCCTTGAAGTGCGCGGCAGACACGCCGACCGGGTCCTGGCGTTTGCCCGGGTGAGCGCCGACGAGCGCGCCGTTGTCGTGGTGCCGCGCCTGGCCTGGGGCTTGCTTGCACAGTCACCCATTCCCCTGATCCCGGCACAGAACTGGGACGATACCCGGTTGGTCCTGCCGTTTGCCTTGTCGCCTGCCAATTGCTCGGGACTTTTTGCCACAGCCGCAGTCACAGCCTCAAAGGAACTGTGGCTGAGCACTGTACTCAAGGAATTTCCGGTCAATCTGTTCATTGAACCTATTTAA
- the malQ gene encoding 4-alpha-glucanotransferase, with translation MTDPRLQQLAELAGLAVDWIDANGRAQRVSDPALQRVLAGLGHPADSAPAIEASIQALLTAHDARHLPPLLTVDQGLALELNGYFPASMPCKVLLEDGSQQQLQLDDQARLPAGLPIGYHQVQIERQPFTLAVAPTRCYSIADALDTPTPRCWGLSAQLYSLRRPDDGGYGDCLALEALVRSAAERGADALAISPLHAMFASDSQRYSPYSPSSRLFLNSLYASPAALLGDRAVRMAIEACQLHGPLEQLEQLPLIDWPQAASFRQRLLRALYRDFIAGEHPLFADFDSYRQHAGPALERHCRFEVLLEHALKRDIGQDWRNWPATWHDPHSPQINAFARQHSEEVEFHAFCQWLIERSLQRAQDAARSNGMSIGLIADLAVGADGAGSQAWSRQDELLAGLNVGAPPDILNRAGQNWGICAFSPEGLRRNGYRAFIEMLRANFAHAGGLRIDHVMGLQRLWLIPQGASPAEGAYLHYPLDDLLRLLSLESVRHQAIVLGEDLGTVPEGLREKLAARAILGMRVLLFEQDPPGHFKPILDWPDNALATTSTHDLPPLAGWLEARDIDWNQRLSLIDGITERHWRETRQHERQGLRRILEQNYGQALADSDALIDASIRYLGHTRTPLVLVPLEDLLGTDEQPNLPGTVDGHPNWRRRFALPATALLDDEDAARRLELLAQAREQAWERDR, from the coding sequence ATGACTGACCCACGCTTGCAGCAACTGGCCGAACTGGCGGGCCTGGCCGTGGACTGGATCGACGCCAACGGCCGCGCCCAGCGGGTCAGCGACCCGGCGCTGCAGCGGGTCCTGGCCGGGCTTGGCCACCCGGCCGACAGCGCACCGGCAATCGAAGCCAGCATCCAGGCCCTGCTCACCGCCCACGATGCCCGCCATTTACCGCCGCTGTTGACGGTTGATCAGGGCCTGGCGCTGGAGCTGAACGGCTATTTCCCTGCGTCGATGCCGTGCAAGGTGCTGCTCGAGGATGGCAGCCAACAACAGCTGCAACTGGATGACCAGGCGAGGCTTCCCGCCGGCCTGCCGATCGGCTATCACCAGGTGCAGATCGAACGCCAGCCGTTCACCCTGGCCGTCGCGCCAACACGCTGCTACAGCATCGCCGATGCCCTCGACACGCCGACACCGCGCTGCTGGGGCTTGAGCGCCCAGCTGTACAGCCTGCGCCGTCCTGACGATGGCGGTTATGGCGACTGCCTGGCCCTCGAAGCGCTGGTGCGCAGCGCCGCCGAACGCGGCGCCGATGCCCTGGCGATCAGCCCGCTGCACGCCATGTTTGCCAGCGACAGCCAGCGCTACAGCCCTTATTCACCGTCGAGCCGACTGTTTCTCAACAGCCTCTATGCCAGCCCTGCGGCGCTGCTCGGTGACCGCGCCGTGCGCATGGCCATCGAAGCCTGCCAGTTGCACGGGCCACTGGAGCAGCTTGAACAACTGCCGTTGATCGACTGGCCACAAGCCGCCTCGTTTCGCCAGCGCTTGCTACGCGCGCTGTATCGCGACTTCATCGCCGGCGAGCACCCGTTGTTCGCCGACTTCGACAGCTACCGCCAGCACGCCGGTCCCGCCCTGGAGCGCCATTGCCGCTTCGAGGTGCTGCTGGAACATGCACTCAAGCGCGATATCGGCCAGGACTGGCGCAACTGGCCCGCCACCTGGCACGACCCACACAGCCCGCAAATCAACGCCTTCGCCCGCCAGCACAGCGAAGAGGTGGAGTTTCATGCCTTCTGCCAATGGCTGATCGAACGCAGCCTGCAACGCGCCCAGGATGCGGCGCGCAGCAACGGCATGAGCATCGGCCTGATCGCTGACCTGGCAGTGGGGGCCGACGGCGCCGGAAGCCAGGCCTGGAGCCGCCAGGACGAGTTGCTGGCCGGCCTCAATGTCGGCGCCCCGCCGGATATTCTCAACCGCGCCGGGCAAAACTGGGGCATCTGCGCCTTCTCGCCCGAAGGCCTGCGGCGCAACGGCTACCGCGCCTTCATCGAAATGCTGCGGGCCAACTTCGCCCATGCCGGCGGCTTGCGCATCGACCATGTCATGGGCCTGCAACGCCTGTGGCTGATCCCCCAAGGCGCAAGCCCGGCCGAGGGCGCCTACCTGCACTACCCGCTCGATGACCTGCTGCGCCTGCTCAGCCTGGAATCGGTGCGCCACCAGGCTATCGTGCTGGGTGAAGACCTCGGCACCGTGCCCGAAGGCCTGCGCGAAAAGCTCGCCGCGCGGGCGATCCTCGGCATGCGCGTGCTGCTGTTCGAGCAAGACCCGCCCGGGCACTTCAAGCCCATTCTCGACTGGCCCGACAACGCCCTGGCCACCACCAGCACCCACGACCTGCCGCCCTTGGCCGGTTGGCTTGAGGCCCGCGATATCGACTGGAACCAGCGCCTGAGCCTGATCGACGGCATTACCGAACGGCACTGGCGCGAAACCCGCCAGCACGAGCGCCAGGGCCTGCGGCGCATTCTTGAGCAGAACTACGGCCAGGCCCTGGCAGACAGCGACGCCCTGATCGATGCCAGCATCCGCTACCTCGGCCATACCCGCACGCCTTTGGTGCTGGTGCCGCTGGAAGACCTGCTGGGCACCGATGAGCAACCCAACCTGCCCGGCACCGTCGACGGCCACCCGAACTGGCGCCGGCGCTTTGCCCTGCCGGCCACCGCCCTGCTCGACGACGAGGACGCGGCGCGGCGCCTGGAGCTGCTGGCCCAAGCCCGCGAACAAGCCTGGGAGCGTGACCGATGA
- the treZ gene encoding malto-oligosyltrehalose trehalohydrolase, with protein sequence MPLRSQEQATHGAAMLDSNSARFALWAPDAQRVDVEFEAGAQHPLQAQADGWFVGRLPCRAGDRYRYRIDADLAVADPASRYQPEGVHGPSQLVDPGAYRWQHPGWRGRPWHEAVIYELHVGLCGGYAGVIERLPTLAELGITAIELMPLGQFPGDRNWGYDGVLPFAPQHSYGTPQQLRELIDQAHGHGLMVVLDVVYNHFGPDGNYLGHYASGFFREDRQTPWGAAIDFRRRQVRDFFIENALMWLQDYRIDGLRLDAVHAIDDPDFLAELARRVRSEIAPGRQVWLNLENEHNQAHLLEQGFDAQWNDDGHNALHVLLTGEQEAYYADYSESTIDKLARCLSQGFVFQGQPDRNGRPRGEPSGHLPPSAFVLFLQNHDQIGNRAFGERLNQLCPPQALRAATTLLLLAPMIPLLFMGDEWGCEQPFVFFTDHPDALADAVREGRRAEFAGFSAFADAANRARIPDPNAANTFNASRPLAPESYQQPWLQFYRELLALRARCIVPNLPGIQALGARVLGPQALTVRWQLQSGDELRIDLNLGPTVQVAELPDSAARLFTCSQASVGTRQLPPYTTLVSLKPTTPAEPAHD encoded by the coding sequence ATGCCCTTGAGGTCACAGGAACAGGCGACCCACGGGGCCGCGATGCTGGACAGCAACAGCGCCCGGTTTGCCCTGTGGGCGCCGGACGCACAGCGGGTGGACGTCGAGTTCGAGGCGGGCGCGCAGCACCCCTTGCAGGCGCAGGCTGACGGTTGGTTCGTCGGCCGCTTGCCGTGCAGGGCCGGTGATCGTTACCGCTATCGGATCGACGCCGACCTGGCAGTCGCCGACCCGGCATCGCGCTACCAGCCCGAAGGCGTGCACGGCCCCAGCCAACTGGTCGACCCTGGCGCCTATCGCTGGCAGCACCCGGGTTGGCGCGGACGGCCCTGGCATGAAGCGGTCATCTACGAACTGCACGTCGGCCTGTGCGGCGGCTATGCCGGGGTGATCGAGCGCTTGCCGACACTGGCGGAACTTGGCATCACTGCGATTGAGCTGATGCCGCTCGGGCAGTTCCCCGGGGACCGCAACTGGGGCTATGACGGCGTGCTGCCGTTCGCCCCGCAGCACAGCTACGGCACCCCGCAGCAGTTGCGTGAGCTGATTGACCAGGCCCACGGCCATGGCCTGATGGTGGTGCTGGATGTGGTCTACAACCACTTCGGCCCGGATGGCAATTACCTTGGCCACTACGCCAGCGGTTTTTTTCGCGAGGATCGTCAGACCCCCTGGGGCGCGGCGATCGATTTTCGCCGCCGCCAGGTGCGCGACTTCTTTATCGAGAACGCCCTGATGTGGCTGCAGGACTACCGCATCGACGGCCTGCGCCTGGACGCCGTGCATGCCATCGACGACCCGGACTTCCTCGCCGAACTGGCACGCCGGGTGCGCAGCGAAATCGCCCCGGGGCGTCAGGTATGGCTGAACCTTGAGAACGAGCACAACCAGGCGCACCTGCTCGAACAGGGTTTCGATGCGCAGTGGAACGACGACGGCCACAACGCCCTGCACGTGCTGCTCACCGGCGAGCAGGAGGCGTACTACGCCGACTACAGCGAGTCGACCATCGACAAACTGGCGCGCTGCCTGAGCCAGGGCTTCGTGTTTCAGGGCCAGCCCGACCGCAACGGCCGCCCTCGCGGTGAACCCAGCGGGCACTTGCCACCCAGCGCATTCGTGCTGTTCCTGCAGAACCACGACCAGATCGGCAACCGTGCCTTCGGCGAGCGCCTGAACCAGTTGTGCCCGCCCCAGGCCCTGCGCGCAGCCACAACGCTGTTGCTGCTGGCACCGATGATTCCGCTGCTGTTCATGGGCGATGAATGGGGCTGCGAGCAACCTTTCGTGTTTTTTACCGATCACCCTGACGCACTGGCCGATGCCGTGCGCGAAGGCCGGCGGGCCGAGTTTGCAGGTTTTAGCGCCTTCGCCGACGCTGCCAACCGGGCGCGGATCCCCGACCCCAATGCCGCCAATACCTTCAACGCTTCACGGCCGCTGGCACCTGAGTCATACCAGCAACCCTGGCTGCAGTTCTACCGTGAACTGCTGGCCCTGCGCGCGCGCTGCATCGTCCCCAACCTGCCTGGCATCCAGGCCCTCGGCGCCCGGGTATTAGGGCCCCAAGCGCTGACGGTGCGCTGGCAACTGCAAAGCGGCGACGAGCTGCGTATCGACCTGAACCTGGGCCCGACCGTGCAAGTTGCCGAGCTGCCCGACAGCGCTGCACGACTGTTCACCTGCAGCCAGGCCAGCGTCGGCACCAGGCAATTGCCGCCCTACACCACCCTGGTCAGCCTGAAGCCGACCACCCCTGCGGAGCCTGCCCATGACTGA